One Glycine max cultivar Williams 82 chromosome 4, Glycine_max_v4.0, whole genome shotgun sequence DNA segment encodes these proteins:
- the LOC100795136 gene encoding flavin-binding monooxygenase family protein yields MVSETLQSQTKNVCVIGAGPSGLVAARELRKEGHRVVLLEQNHDVGGQWLYESNVEGEDPLGKKPFLKVHSSIYESLRLTSPREIMGFTDFPFLVKKGRDMRRFPSHTELLMYLRDFCEHFGLGEMIRFNTRVDYVGMLDYGVCSNDLKWVVRSEDKKSEKTVEEVFDAVVVATGHYSQPRLPSIQGMDTWKRKQMHSHIYRTPEPFRNEIVVVVGNSLSGQDISIELVDVAKEVHMSSRSLNISEGLSKVISKHANFHLHPQIETLQEDGRVTFVDGSSILADSILYCTGYSYAFPFLDTKEMVVVDDDRVGPLYEHTFPPSLAPSLSFIGIPRKIIGFPFFESQAIWIAQLLSGKKVLPSWEEMMKSIKEFYQSREAAGIPKHCTHEIANFGYCDKYGDNVGFPRIEEWRKQLCLSALINSDANLETYRDSWDDHELLQEALQSPHFTQLGLEDSPM; encoded by the exons ATGGTTTCTGAGACACTCCAAAGCCAAACCAAGAACGTGTGCGTGATTGGAGCAGGACCATCAGGGCTAGTGGCAGCAAGAGAGTTGAGAAAAGAGGGTCACAGGGTGGTTTTGTTGGAGCAGAATCATGATGTTGGAGGACAGTGGCTATATGAATCAAATGTGGAAGGAGAGGACCCTTTAGGGAAAAAGCCTTTTCTAAAGGTTCATAGCAGCATCTATGAATCTTTGAGGCTCACATCTCCACGTGAGATCATGGGGTTCACTGATTTCCCTTTTTTGGTCAAGAAGGGTAGAGACATGAGGAGGTTCCCTAGCCACACAGAGCTGCTTATGTACTTAAGGGACTTTTGTGAACATTTTGGCTTGGGAGAGATGATAAGGTTCAACACAAGGGTGGATTATGTGGGAATGTTGGATTATGGTGTCTGTAGTAATGATTTGAAGTGGGTTGTTAGAAGTGAAGATAAGAAGAGTGAAAAGACGGTGGAAGAGGTGTTTGATGCAGTTGTTGTTGCCACTGGTCATTACTCTCAACCAAGATTGCCCTCCATTCAAG GAATGGATACATGGAAAAGGAAACAAATGCACAGTCACATTTACAGGACCCCAGAACCATTCCGCAATGAG ATTGTAGTGGTGGTTGGAAATTCCTTGAGCGGGCAAGACATATCAATAGAGCTTGTGGATGTAGCAAAGGAAGTCCATATGAGTTCCAGATCTCTTAACATCTCTGAGGGTTTGTCTAAAGTCATATCCAAACATGCCAACTTTCATCTTCATCCACAG ATAGAGACCCTTCAAGAGGATGGACGGGTAACATTCGTGGATGGTTCTTCCATTTTGGCAGACTCCATTTTGTACTGTACAGG GTACTCCTATGCATTCCCCTTTCTTGACACCAAAGAAATGGTGGTTGTagatgatgacagagtggggcCATTGTATGAGCACACTTTTCCCCCATCACTTGCTCCATCCCTTTCTTTTATAGGCATCCCTAGAAAG ATCATAGGGTTCCCTTTCTTTGAGTCACAAGCAATATGGATAGCTCAACTGCTTTCCGGGAAAAAAGTATTGCCATCATGGGAGGAAATGATGAAATCCATCAAGGAATTCTACCAATCAAGAGAAGCAGCAGGCATTCCCAAGCACTGTACTCATGAAATTGCAAACTTTGgg TACTGTGACAAATACGGGGATAATGTGGGGTTCCCACGTATAGAAGAATGGAGGAAACAGCTATGCCTATCAGCCTTAATTAACTCTGATGCCAACTTGGAGACATATCGAGATTCATGGGACGATCATGAGCTGCTCCAAGAGGCCCTCCAGAGCCCACACTTCACTCAACTTGGACTTGAAGATTCTCCCATGtaa
- the LOC102662706 gene encoding uncharacterized protein has protein sequence MALLGTSANRQCNVYFPGYHCPRDFVFGTEGSPWTSSNGNSERENDCYRLGSLPLSSPCHISGHNKELLKQTILKHEAIFRDQIQELHRIYQKQRELMDEIKRIEFHKHSLRMEISSSSSSLYYSQNMPWLTSQSSVLNPERIQLPLASMQEKSRELSPTPLPAPTAIKESLDPKLSGLTYRKVGKKILDLQLPADEYIDSEGDSCENERVIKQPPLSTYTVEKPYRINSNNGFADLNLPCKLQKETGVKSDDFGASIPHRNHTFHDMPGRMTPGSHNFPNDVILNLKRKQDHEAYPDLPLSNHGQKHGWLPSGTCAGHNGSDLGFLAKFNDMESQSVSIDSVSKKLKQVKYCPCFHSIHQIVPRSRTESPAGTHDPTSGGWLRPSFASCTCAPHKLVSDSDMKNSGISPSVLWKSTTSDPNLDLQHYLLNQSFCSRSNILDLPSISTGDLNSIDNFGSSSADHELRKYVKDLVYVGTHKSINLNIMPAGCSDKTAAAFQSDQITGEEDKCQDSRLSWLKAKPVAKGKPNEESQLSTQVDSFLLNPYKSGCIHSDLMFNKVEKSDSCTEKTLAFDLNGKPQTSKVFQSLSKNHWIEEIKKISNINSACDSDPDMGEQAPASERFTKNEKKHKHLEGIFDLNSGMNEDENMPIDIDLQAPASPENKECSPPRGESDENQLEMPLQMEGQEQEDLEAREKQTKIAAEALVSISETVAYNGLQMTTCPSSESSVSSSLYWFSEIVSTIVDHSECEVKEDFSCTIKDLEDFLPADFDYFEFMSLNLTDTKDLDYGCYKSCGQNEQEVESSSPIQPRNCRTNRKRRGNDFQSEILPSLASLSRYEVTEDLQTIGGLLEAARRTHSATGCLRSACKNALAKGKKRSCASVSNNITDLLLNLKEVNIDTEIAIEKMGFISWGKICRKPRGKRVATSKPHLIFSKVHN, from the exons ATGGCATTATTGGGCACGAGTGCAAACAGACAATGCAATGTCTATTTCCCAGGATATCATTGCCCGAGGGATTTTGTCTTTGGCACTGAAGGCAGCCCATGGACCTCATCTAATGGTAACAGTGAACGTGAGAATGACTGTTACCGACTTGGTTCCTTGCCATTGTCATCACCTTGTCATATTTCAGGACACAACAAGGAACTTCTGAAACAAACAATACTCAAGCATGAAGCGATATTTAGGGACCAA ATTCAAGAGCTTCACCGCATTTACCAGAAACAAAGGGAGTTAATGGATGAAATTAAAAGGATTGAGTTCCATAAACACAGTTTAAGGATGGAGATATCATCTTCAAGTTCCTCTTTGTATTACTCACAAAACATGCCTTGGTTGACTAGTCAATCATCTGTTTTAAATCCTGAACGCATCCAGTTACCATTGGCTTCTATGCAAGAAAAGAGCAGGGAATTATCTCCTACTCCTCTTCCTGCTCCAACTGCGATCAAAGAATCTTTAGATCCTAAACTGTCAGGGTTGACTTACAGAAAAGTTGGTAAGAAAATACTGGATCTTCAACTTCCAGCTGATGAGTACATTGACAGTGAAGGTGATTCTTGTGAGAATGAAAGGGTTATCAAACAGCCCCCACTGTCAACTTATACTGTTGAGAAACCATATAGAATCAATTCTAATAATGGTTTTGCCGACTTAAATTTACCATGTAAGCTTCAAAAAGAGACAGGTGTGAAGTCTGATGATTTTGGGGCCTCAATCCCTCACAGAAACCATACATTTCATGATATGCCCGGGAGAATGACACCAGGCTCTCATAATTTTCCCAATGATGTCATCctgaatttgaaaagaaaacagGATCATGAAGCTTACCCAGATCTCCCACTATCAAATCACGGGCAGAAACATGGATGGCTGCCCTCGGGCACTTGTGCTG GGCACAATGGCAGTGACTTGGGTTTTCTTGCTAAATTTAATGATATGGAAAGCCAATCTGTTTCAATTGATTCTGTAAGTAAGAAGCTGAAACAAGTTAAGTATTGTCCATGTTTTCATTCAATACATCAAATTGTCCCAAGATCTAGAACCGAGAGCCCTGCAGGAACTCATGATCCTACTAGTGGTGGCTGGCTTCGACCAAGCTTTGCTTCATGCACATGTGCTCCTCATAAGCTTGTTTCTGATTCTGATATGAAAAATTCTGGTATTTCACCATCAGTGTTATGGAAAAGTACCACATCTGACCCTAATTTAGATCTTCAACACTATCTTCTTAACCAAAGTTTTTGCAGCAGGTCCAACATATTGGATCTACCATCAATTAGTACTGGTGATCTAAACAGCATTGACAACTTTGGTTCATCATCAGCTGACCATGAGCTTAGGAAGTATGTTAAGGATTTGGTATATGTGGGGACTCACAAGAGCATAAACCTGAATATTATGCCTGCTGGTTGTTCGGATAAAACAGCTGCAGCATTTCAAAGTGATCAGATTACAGGTGAAGAAGATAAATGTCAGGATTCACGATTGTCTTGGCTGAAAGCAAAGCCTGTAGCTAAAGGAAAGCCCAATGAAGAAAGTCAACTCTCAACCCAAGTTGACTCCTTCCTTTTGAATCCTTATAAATCTGGTTGTATACATTCTGATTTGATGTTCAATAAGGTTGAGAAAAGTGACTCGTGTACAGAAAAGACTCTGGCATTTGACCTTAATGGAAAGCCTCAGACATCCAAAGTCTTCCAGAGCCTGTCCAAGAATCATTGgattgaagaaattaagaagaTATCCAATATAAATTCAGCTTGTGATAGTGATCCTGATATGGGGGAACAGGCACCTGCTAGTGAACGTTTCacgaagaatgagaagaaacaCAAGCATTTGGAAGGTATTTTTGACCTAAATTCAGGCATGAACGAGGATGAGAATATGCCAATTGATATTGATTTACAAGCACCTGCAAGTCCAGAAAACAAGGAATGTTCTCCACCCAGAGGAGAATCTGATGAAAACCAGCTTGAGATGCCCTTGCAAATGGAAGGGCAGGAGCAGGAGGATCTGGAAGCACGAGAAAAGCAAACCAAAATTGCAGCTGAGGCTTTGGTTTCCATATCAGAAACTGTGGCCTATAATGGCCTCCAAATGACAACTTGTccatcatctgaatcttctgTAAGTAGTTCTCTCTACTGGTTTTCTGAAATTGTTTCTACAATAGTGGATCATTCAGAGTGTGAGGTTAAGGAGGATTTCAGTTGTACCATTAAGGATCTTGAGGACTTTCTGCCTGCTGACTTTGATTACTTTGAGTTCATGTCCTTAAATTTGACCGACACAAAGGACCTAGATTATGGCTGCTATAAGAGTTGTGGCCAAAATGAGCAAGAAGTTGAATCTAGTTCACCAATTCAACCAAGAAATTGCCGAACAAACAGGAAGCGGCGTGGGAACGACTTTCAAAGTGAAATTCTCCCGAGCCTTGCTTCTCTGTCGCGGTACGAGGTAACTGAAGATCTTCAAACAATCGGAGGTCTCTTGGAAGCTGCCAGAAGAACTCATTCAGCAACAGGTTGCCTAAGAAGTGCATGCAAAAATGCATTGGCTAAGGGGAAGAAAAGGTCTTGTGCTTCTGTCTCTAATAACATCACAGACTTGCTGTTGAACTTGAAGGAAGTAAATATTGATACTGAAATTGCCATTGAGAAAATGGGATTCATAAGTTGGGGGAAGATTTGTAGAAAGCCAAGGGGGAAGAGAGTTGCTACCAGTAAACCCCACTTAATTTTTAGCAAAGTACATAACTAA